The Ancylobacter sp. WKF20 genome contains a region encoding:
- a CDS encoding MarR family transcriptional regulator, whose product MSNDETLKLDHFLCFAVYSANHAFNRVYKPILDRLGLTYPQFIAMVTLWTEDGLTVGQIGERVLLETNTLTPLLKRLESAGHVRRVRDAADERQVRIFLTDKGRALRAEAEGVPTEIGICLDRDPAAIADLTGELTRMRNTLLARVKP is encoded by the coding sequence ATGTCCAACGACGAAACATTGAAGCTCGATCATTTCCTCTGCTTTGCGGTCTATTCGGCGAACCACGCCTTCAACCGCGTCTACAAGCCGATCCTCGACCGGCTGGGCCTGACCTACCCGCAGTTCATCGCCATGGTGACGCTGTGGACCGAGGATGGCCTGACCGTCGGCCAGATCGGCGAGCGGGTGCTGCTGGAGACCAACACGCTGACCCCGCTGCTGAAGCGGCTGGAGAGCGCCGGCCATGTCCGCCGCGTGCGCGACGCCGCCGATGAGCGGCAGGTGCGCATCTTCCTCACCGACAAGGGCCGCGCGCTGCGCGCGGAGGCGGAGGGCGTGCCGACCGAGATCGGCATCTGCCTCGATCGCGACCCCGCCGCCATCGCCGACCTGACCGGCGAGCTGACGCGGATGCGCAACACGCTGCTGGCGCGCGTCAAGCCGTAA
- a CDS encoding LysR family transcriptional regulator, whose protein sequence is MAEPFKNLAWDDFRLIKAVADAKGLPAAAASIGVNHSTVFRRLKQIEEQLGALLFERHRTGYALTPAGEELVALANRLDEEITSVGRKLAGREPAPSGELRVTTPDSLLIHLLMPMLATFRERYPEVRLDIVLSNQPLNLSKRDADVAVRATDHPPENLVGRRVARIAWALYGRASDFPDPAAVKLEELAARDWVSLGDTLGTLKAVKFVQENVAPDRVAYKINSVLGLAEAVESGVGIGHLPCLIGDARPALVRLGPPNDDYAADLWLLTHPDLRHSPRVRAFLDFLAVEIGRHRRFIEGGAGHQAELPEAAGLTA, encoded by the coding sequence ATGGCCGAGCCATTCAAGAACCTGGCCTGGGACGATTTCCGCCTCATCAAGGCGGTGGCGGACGCCAAGGGCCTGCCGGCGGCGGCCGCCTCCATCGGCGTGAACCATTCCACCGTGTTCCGCCGGCTGAAGCAGATCGAGGAGCAGCTCGGCGCGCTGCTGTTCGAGCGCCACCGCACCGGCTACGCCCTGACCCCGGCCGGCGAGGAACTTGTGGCGCTCGCCAACCGGCTCGACGAGGAGATCACCTCGGTCGGCCGCAAGCTCGCCGGGCGCGAGCCGGCGCCCTCGGGCGAGTTGCGGGTGACGACGCCGGATTCGCTACTGATCCACCTGCTGATGCCGATGCTGGCGACCTTCCGCGAGCGCTACCCGGAAGTGCGGCTCGACATCGTGCTGAGCAACCAGCCGCTCAACCTCTCCAAGCGCGACGCCGATGTCGCGGTACGCGCCACCGACCACCCGCCGGAGAACCTCGTCGGCCGCCGCGTCGCCCGCATCGCGTGGGCGCTCTATGGCCGGGCGAGCGACTTCCCCGATCCGGCAGCGGTGAAGCTGGAGGAGCTGGCAGCGCGCGACTGGGTCTCGCTCGGCGACACGCTCGGCACGCTGAAGGCGGTGAAGTTCGTGCAGGAAAACGTCGCCCCCGACCGCGTCGCCTACAAGATCAACAGCGTGCTTGGGCTGGCGGAGGCGGTGGAAAGCGGGGTCGGCATCGGCCACCTGCCCTGCCTCATCGGCGACGCCCGCCCTGCCCTGGTGCGGCTCGGCCCGCCCAATGACGATTATGCGGCGGATCTCTGGCTGCTGACCCACCCGGATCTGCGCCATTCGCCGCGCGTGCGGGCCTTTCTAGACTTTCTCGCGGTGGAAATCGGCCGGCACCGCCGCTTCATCGAAGGCGGCGCCGGGCATCAGGCCGAGTTGCCGGAGGCGGCCGGCCTTACGGCTTGA
- a CDS encoding ring-cleaving dioxygenase — MNRNGIHHVTAIAGNARRNVEFYTRTLGLRLVKKTVNFDDPGTYHFYYGDEAGSPGTILTFFPWDHVAPGRLGVGETQETAFRVPAASIGYWTHRFVENGVAHSAPVKRFGETVLSFKDPHGMRLALVGVTGAENEPAWLGTDVPAEHAIRGFHSVNLLLAEAAPTGAILTDIFGFTEIGREGSLVRFKAEGTEIGGIVDIHEAGGFLPARMGGGSVHHIAFRAADDAAEFAMVKKLQENHGIRTTEQKDRNYFRSVYFREPGHVLFEIATDVPGFAADEPAAQLGQALKLPDFLESRRAQIEAVLPEIA, encoded by the coding sequence ATGAACCGCAATGGCATCCATCATGTTACGGCGATCGCCGGCAATGCGCGCCGCAATGTCGAATTCTACACCCGCACGCTCGGCCTGCGCCTGGTTAAGAAGACCGTCAATTTCGACGATCCCGGCACCTATCACTTCTATTATGGCGACGAGGCGGGTTCGCCCGGCACCATCCTCACCTTCTTCCCGTGGGACCATGTGGCGCCCGGCCGGCTCGGCGTCGGCGAGACGCAGGAGACCGCGTTCCGCGTGCCGGCCGCCTCGATCGGCTACTGGACGCACCGCTTTGTCGAGAATGGCGTCGCCCATAGCGCGCCCGTCAAGCGCTTCGGCGAGACCGTGCTGTCCTTCAAGGATCCGCACGGCATGCGGCTCGCGCTGGTCGGTGTCACCGGCGCCGAGAATGAGCCGGCCTGGCTCGGCACGGACGTGCCGGCCGAGCACGCCATTCGCGGCTTCCACTCGGTGAACCTCCTGCTCGCCGAGGCCGCGCCCACCGGCGCCATCCTCACCGACATCTTCGGCTTCACCGAGATCGGCCGGGAGGGCTCGCTGGTGCGCTTCAAGGCCGAGGGCACGGAAATCGGCGGCATCGTCGATATCCACGAGGCCGGCGGCTTCCTCCCCGCCCGCATGGGTGGCGGCTCGGTGCATCACATCGCCTTCCGCGCGGCGGATGATGCGGCCGAATTCGCCATGGTGAAGAAGCTGCAGGAGAACCACGGCATCCGCACCACGGAGCAGAAGGACCGCAACTACTTCCGGTCCGTCTACTTCCGCGAGCCCGGCCATGTGCTGTTCGAGATCGCGACCGACGTTCCCGGCTTCGCCGCCGACGAGCCGGCCGCCCAGCTCGGCCAGGCGCTGAAGCTCCCCGATTTCCTGGAGAGCCGCCGCGCCCAGATCGAGGCCGTGCTGCCGGAGATCGCCTGA
- a CDS encoding alpha/beta hydrolase, producing MSVNAPLSRASANAELSFLHRFEPGGDPAATPLLLLHGTGGDENDLIQLGRMIAPDAPLVSPRGKVMEGGMPRFFRRLREGVFDEADVRRRAGELAAFVAEARAAYGLAAPIAVGFSNGANIAAATLLTQPGVLAGAVLLRAMVPLAEPPAADLAGTSVLLLSGGMDPIVPEENAARLAGQLTTAGARLDHRTLPVGHGLSQADLTLARDWLAALGKPRG from the coding sequence ATGAGCGTCAACGCTCCGCTGTCCCGTGCATCCGCCAATGCCGAACTCTCCTTTCTCCACCGCTTCGAGCCGGGCGGCGATCCCGCCGCCACGCCGCTGCTGCTGCTGCACGGCACGGGCGGCGACGAGAACGACCTGATCCAGCTCGGCCGGATGATCGCGCCCGACGCGCCGCTCGTCTCCCCGCGCGGCAAGGTGATGGAAGGCGGCATGCCGCGCTTCTTCCGTCGCCTGCGCGAGGGTGTGTTCGACGAGGCGGATGTGCGCCGGCGCGCGGGTGAACTCGCCGCCTTCGTCGCGGAAGCCCGCGCCGCCTATGGGCTGGCCGCGCCCATCGCGGTCGGCTTTTCCAACGGCGCCAACATCGCCGCCGCGACGCTCCTCACCCAGCCGGGCGTGCTCGCGGGTGCGGTGCTCTTGCGCGCCATGGTGCCGCTGGCCGAGCCGCCCGCGGCGGACCTCGCCGGCACGTCGGTCCTGCTGCTCTCCGGCGGCATGGACCCGATCGTGCCGGAGGAGAACGCCGCCCGCCTCGCTGGCCAGCTCACAACGGCCGGCGCGCGGCTCGATCACCGCACGCTTCCCGTCGGCCATGGCCTGTCGCAGGCGGACCTGACGCTCGCCCGGGACTGGCTTGCCGCTCTCGGCAAGCCGCGCGGCTGA
- a CDS encoding zinc metallopeptidase has protein sequence MRWEDFRRSSNVEDRRGSGGFSGGGLPGGRGGLGIGGLIIVGLIAWATGINPAVLIGGAEILMGGGETSQSAPQQPSASRTPPQDQQGQFVSAVLAQTEDVWTQQFKAQGGTYRPPGLVLFTNGTRSACGTAQSAMGPFYCPTDRKVYIDLAFFEEMKRRFRAPGDFAQAYVIAHEVGHHVENQLGILGEVQQRQRQLSRTEANALSVRVELMADCLAGVWAHHANAQWRILEDGDIEEALNAASAIGDDRLQKQAQGYAVPDSFTHGTSAQRARWFKRGLDTGSMTQCNAIESRSI, from the coding sequence ATGCGGTGGGAAGATTTCCGGCGCAGCAGCAATGTGGAAGACCGGCGCGGCAGCGGAGGCTTCAGCGGCGGCGGCTTGCCGGGTGGTCGCGGCGGGCTCGGCATTGGCGGGTTGATCATTGTCGGCCTCATCGCCTGGGCCACCGGCATCAACCCGGCCGTGCTGATCGGCGGCGCGGAAATCCTCATGGGTGGCGGCGAGACGAGCCAGAGCGCGCCGCAGCAGCCATCGGCGAGCCGCACCCCGCCGCAAGACCAACAGGGCCAGTTCGTCAGCGCCGTGCTCGCGCAGACCGAGGATGTGTGGACCCAGCAGTTCAAGGCGCAGGGCGGGACCTACCGCCCGCCCGGCCTCGTGCTGTTCACGAACGGCACCCGCTCGGCCTGCGGCACCGCCCAGTCGGCCATGGGCCCGTTCTACTGCCCCACCGACCGGAAGGTGTATATCGACCTCGCCTTTTTCGAGGAGATGAAGCGCCGCTTCCGCGCGCCCGGCGATTTCGCGCAGGCCTATGTCATCGCCCATGAGGTCGGCCATCACGTCGAGAACCAGCTTGGCATTCTCGGCGAGGTGCAGCAGCGCCAGCGCCAGCTCTCGCGCACCGAGGCGAACGCGCTCTCCGTCCGCGTCGAGCTGATGGCCGATTGCCTCGCCGGCGTGTGGGCGCATCACGCGAACGCGCAGTGGCGCATTCTCGAGGACGGCGATATTGAGGAGGCGCTGAACGCCGCTTCCGCCATCGGCGACGACCGGTTGCAGAAGCAGGCGCAGGGCTATGCCGTGCCCGACAGCTTCACCCACGGCACCTCCGCCCAGCGCGCGCGCTGGTTTAAGCGGGGGCTGGACACCGGCTCGATGACGCAGTGCAACGCCATCGAGAGCCGCAGCATCTGA
- the moaB gene encoding molybdenum cofactor biosynthesis protein B produces MSAASETSDKALSEKAFIPLAIAVLTISDTRTLADDRSGNTLVERLEGAGHRLAARTIVTDDVDAIRGQVAAWIADPAIDVVITTGGTGFTGRDVTPEAVEPLFEKRMEGFSTVFHMISFQKIGTSTLQSRATAGTANATYIFCLPGSPGACRDGWDGILAQQLDIRHKPCNFVEILPRLDEHLKRGKLRAS; encoded by the coding sequence ATGAGCGCCGCGAGCGAGACGTCCGACAAGGCCCTTTCCGAGAAAGCCTTCATCCCGCTCGCCATCGCGGTGCTCACCATCTCCGATACCCGCACGCTCGCCGATGACCGCTCGGGCAACACGCTGGTGGAGCGGCTGGAGGGCGCCGGCCATCGCCTCGCCGCCCGGACCATCGTGACGGATGACGTGGACGCCATTCGCGGGCAGGTGGCGGCGTGGATCGCCGATCCGGCCATCGACGTGGTCATCACCACCGGCGGCACCGGCTTCACCGGCCGCGACGTGACGCCGGAGGCGGTGGAACCCTTGTTCGAGAAGCGCATGGAGGGCTTCTCGACCGTGTTCCACATGATCTCCTTCCAGAAGATCGGCACCTCGACGCTGCAAAGTCGCGCCACCGCCGGCACGGCGAACGCGACCTACATTTTCTGCCTGCCCGGCTCGCCCGGCGCCTGCCGCGACGGCTGGGACGGCATCCTCGCCCAGCAGCTCGACATCCGTCACAAGCCCTGCAATTTCGTGGAAATCCTGCCCCGGCTGGACGAGCACCTGAAGCGCGGCAAGCTGCGCGCCTCCTGA
- a CDS encoding glycosyl transferase: MRQSIARSVEVLCRVISIVIPTTETASFLIPTLAALVPGAATGVVREVLLVDGRESADVAEIADAAGCEYLRGPADLGARLRLGAATARTPWLMFLQPAGLVQEGWTREVRGFIDQVERMGAMDRRAATFRLALDGFGVAPRLKEAAAVARYALTGRARPEQGLLIHRRFYEALGEHEAGAQSPRRLAARIGRGRLVLLRSQMLLPEG, from the coding sequence ATGCGCCAATCCATAGCGCGTTCCGTCGAGGTGCTCTGCCGCGTGATCTCGATCGTCATTCCCACGACCGAAACCGCCAGCTTCCTCATCCCGACCCTCGCCGCACTGGTACCGGGCGCCGCCACTGGCGTGGTGCGCGAGGTTCTGCTGGTGGATGGGCGCGAATCGGCGGATGTGGCGGAGATCGCGGACGCGGCAGGCTGCGAATATCTGCGCGGCCCGGCCGATCTCGGCGCACGCCTGCGCCTTGGCGCGGCGACGGCGCGCACGCCCTGGCTGATGTTCCTCCAGCCGGCCGGCCTCGTGCAGGAAGGCTGGACGCGCGAGGTGCGCGGCTTCATCGACCAGGTCGAGCGCATGGGCGCCATGGACCGCCGCGCGGCGACCTTCCGGCTGGCGCTCGATGGTTTCGGCGTCGCCCCCCGGCTGAAGGAAGCGGCGGCGGTGGCGCGTTACGCGCTGACCGGCCGGGCGCGGCCCGAGCAGGGCCTGCTGATCCATCGCCGCTTCTATGAGGCGCTGGGCGAGCATGAGGCGGGCGCGCAGTCCCCGCGCCGGCTCGCCGCCCGCATCGGGCGCGGCCGGCTCGTGCTGCTGCGCTCGCAGATGCTGCTGCCGGAAGGCTGA
- a CDS encoding PA0069 family radical SAM protein, with the protein MEQRTSSPSPDRPVAVTAGAPPARKPRATPRRLGRLVEEREAAERAAREAAGRDLTGLSEIDIVPPVPPQARFVEGERRRGRGALSNAAGRFEPTAREAFDDGWQSLDDLPAFRTSVTVEKPRTIITRNDSPDVGFDRSINPYRGCEHGCVYCFARPTHAYQGLSAGLDFETKLFAKPDAPELLAKELAKPGYEPRTIALGINTDGYQPIEKEWRLTRRILEVLRDFGHPVGIVTKSALVLRDLDILAPMAERGLVKVALSITTLDHKLARIMEPRAATPQRRLEAVRRLSEAGVPTAVLVAPVIPAVTDAEMERILDAAVAAGAQEAGYVMLRVPLEIRDLFKEWLLAHFPDRYRHVLSLLKELHGGKEYDSAFGQRMTGSGPYAWTLARRFEIASERLGLNRRHLRLTTRHFHRPPQKGEQLSLFGESA; encoded by the coding sequence ATGGAACAGCGCACCTCCTCCCCCTCTCCGGACCGTCCGGTGGCCGTTACCGCCGGCGCGCCGCCCGCCCGCAAGCCCCGCGCCACGCCGCGTCGTCTCGGGCGGCTGGTGGAGGAGCGCGAGGCCGCTGAGCGGGCCGCCCGCGAGGCGGCAGGGCGCGACCTCACGGGCCTTTCCGAGATCGATATCGTGCCCCCCGTGCCGCCGCAGGCCCGCTTTGTCGAGGGCGAGCGCCGGCGCGGGCGCGGCGCGCTCTCCAACGCCGCCGGCCGCTTCGAGCCGACGGCGCGCGAGGCCTTCGACGATGGCTGGCAGAGCCTCGATGATTTGCCGGCCTTCCGCACCAGCGTGACGGTGGAGAAGCCGCGCACCATCATCACCCGCAACGATTCGCCCGATGTCGGCTTTGATCGCTCGATCAACCCTTATCGCGGCTGCGAGCATGGCTGCGTCTACTGCTTTGCCCGGCCGACCCATGCCTATCAGGGCCTGTCCGCCGGGCTGGATTTCGAGACCAAGCTGTTCGCCAAGCCGGACGCGCCCGAGCTGCTGGCCAAGGAACTGGCGAAGCCCGGCTATGAGCCGCGTACCATCGCGCTCGGCATCAACACCGATGGCTACCAGCCGATCGAGAAGGAATGGCGCCTCACCCGCCGCATCCTCGAAGTGCTCCGCGATTTCGGCCATCCGGTCGGCATTGTCACGAAATCCGCGCTGGTGCTGCGCGATCTGGATATTCTCGCGCCCATGGCGGAACGCGGGCTGGTCAAGGTCGCGCTGTCCATCACCACGCTCGACCACAAGCTCGCCCGCATCATGGAACCGCGCGCCGCGACGCCGCAGCGGCGCCTCGAGGCGGTGCGCCGGCTCAGCGAGGCGGGAGTGCCGACCGCTGTTCTGGTCGCGCCGGTCATTCCCGCCGTGACCGATGCCGAGATGGAGCGCATCCTCGACGCCGCGGTGGCGGCGGGGGCGCAGGAGGCTGGCTATGTCATGCTGCGCGTGCCGCTCGAGATCCGCGACCTGTTCAAGGAATGGCTGCTCGCCCATTTCCCGGATCGCTACCGCCATGTGCTGTCGCTGCTCAAGGAGCTGCATGGCGGCAAGGAGTATGATTCCGCCTTCGGCCAGCGCATGACCGGCAGCGGGCCCTATGCCTGGACGCTTGCCCGCCGCTTCGAGATCGCCAGCGAGCGGCTCGGCCTCAACCGGCGCCATCTGCGGCTGACCACGCGCCATTTCCACCGCCCGCCGCAGAAGGGCGAGCAATTGTCGCTGTTTGGAGAAAGCGCATGA
- a CDS encoding VOC family protein → MIGAAMQGLKVAALKATEGATVGAGMARAVPPLALSLVTLGVAELARAIAFYEALGLERRVRQAEGVAFFACGTVMLSLYPRHELATDAGMLAGRAGQFGGVVLACNRASRAEVDTTLIRAVAAGGRALRPAQATFWGGYAGYVADPDGHPWEIAHNPGFALGSDGRLTLPE, encoded by the coding sequence ATGATCGGCGCGGCGATGCAGGGGCTGAAGGTCGCGGCGCTCAAGGCGACCGAGGGGGCCACGGTGGGGGCGGGCATGGCGCGTGCCGTGCCGCCGCTGGCACTCTCGCTGGTGACGCTCGGCGTCGCCGAACTCGCCCGCGCCATCGCCTTCTACGAGGCGCTGGGCCTTGAGCGGCGGGTCCGGCAGGCCGAGGGCGTCGCCTTCTTCGCCTGCGGCACGGTGATGCTCTCGCTCTACCCGCGCCACGAGCTCGCCACCGATGCCGGCATGCTCGCCGGGCGCGCCGGCCAGTTCGGCGGCGTGGTGCTGGCCTGCAACCGGGCGAGCCGCGCCGAGGTGGACACGACGCTGATCCGCGCGGTGGCCGCCGGCGGGCGCGCGCTGCGCCCCGCGCAGGCGACCTTCTGGGGCGGCTATGCCGGCTATGTCGCCGACCCCGACGGCCACCCCTGGGAGATCGCCCACAATCCCGGCTTCGCCCTCGGCTCCGACGGACGGCTTACCTTGCCGGAGTAG
- a CDS encoding DsbA family protein, which produces MIDRRRLLEGLGAAALTTAALVALASPESLGAERFSFIGRAEAQTVDTAQLMAPGALPDNVLGKADAPVTIVEYASMTCGHCAHFHETTYPVLKEKYIDTGKVKFILREFPLDIVAKAAFMLARCAGDGKYYPMTDTLFETQKSWAFTNNPAQALLAIAKQSGMTEQQFNACLSDQALADNINKIAERGAKDFGIDSTPTFFINGKKVSGAMSPEQLDKELAPLLAQ; this is translated from the coding sequence ATGATTGATCGCCGCCGCCTCCTCGAAGGGCTGGGTGCCGCCGCCCTCACCACCGCCGCGCTGGTGGCGCTGGCGAGCCCGGAAAGCCTCGGCGCCGAGCGCTTCTCCTTCATCGGTCGCGCCGAGGCGCAGACGGTCGACACCGCGCAGCTGATGGCGCCGGGCGCCCTGCCCGACAATGTGCTCGGCAAGGCCGACGCGCCGGTGACCATCGTCGAATACGCCTCGATGACCTGCGGCCACTGCGCGCATTTCCACGAGACCACCTATCCGGTGCTCAAGGAGAAATACATCGACACCGGCAAGGTGAAGTTCATCCTGCGCGAATTCCCGCTCGACATCGTCGCCAAGGCCGCCTTCATGCTCGCGCGCTGCGCCGGCGACGGGAAGTACTACCCGATGACCGACACGCTGTTCGAGACCCAGAAGAGCTGGGCCTTCACCAACAACCCGGCGCAGGCACTGCTCGCCATCGCCAAGCAGAGCGGCATGACCGAGCAGCAGTTCAACGCCTGCCTCTCCGACCAGGCGCTGGCCGACAACATCAACAAGATCGCCGAGCGCGGGGCGAAGGATTTCGGCATCGATTCGACGCCGACCTTCTTCATCAACGGCAAGAAGGTTTCCGGCGCGATGAGCCCGGAACAGCTCGACAAGGAACTCGCCCCGCTGCTGGCGCAGTGA
- a CDS encoding DciA family protein, which translates to MPPRRAPQPLADLIDATIAESCRQRGLASVEIVTRWADIVGEALAARAVPIKLAWPSRQDSPEPGVLHIRVEGGYAIELQHDAPVVIERVNRYFGWRCIGRLALRQGPVPVRRPVRPRFVEPGAAECAAVAGKLGTFEDPALAEALARLGALVARRRAAPPTSPAPGVRPIFTQR; encoded by the coding sequence ATGCCCCCGCGCCGCGCACCTCAACCGCTTGCCGACCTGATCGACGCGACCATCGCCGAGAGCTGCCGGCAGCGCGGCCTCGCCTCGGTGGAAATCGTCACGCGCTGGGCCGACATCGTCGGGGAGGCGCTCGCCGCCCGCGCCGTGCCGATCAAGCTCGCCTGGCCGAGCCGGCAGGACAGCCCCGAGCCGGGCGTGCTGCACATCCGGGTCGAGGGCGGCTATGCCATCGAATTGCAGCACGATGCGCCCGTCGTGATCGAGCGGGTGAACCGCTATTTCGGCTGGCGCTGCATCGGCCGGCTGGCGCTGCGCCAGGGGCCAGTGCCGGTGCGCCGCCCCGTGCGCCCGCGCTTCGTCGAGCCCGGCGCCGCCGAATGCGCGGCGGTGGCGGGAAAGCTCGGCACGTTTGAGGATCCCGCGCTGGCCGAGGCCCTCGCCCGGCTCGGCGCGCTGGTCGCCCGCCGGCGCGCGGCGCCGCCCACGTCCCCGGCGCCGGGGGTGCGGCCAATCTTCACGCAGCGGTGA
- the mutY gene encoding A/G-specific adenine glycosylase — translation MPARPDKATRRRTAAPFVEPAPAARPDPALLLAWYDRHRRTLPWRAAPGLRQDPYRVFLSEIMLQQTTVVTVRPYYEAFLVRWPTVADLAAAPLEEVLSAWAGLGYYARARNLHACARAVAEHYNGRFPDTEAALLELPGIGPYTAAAIASIAYERPAAPVDGNWERVIARLFAVEAPLPKAKPRLRALGLTLLPEARFGDFAQAMMDLGATICTPRKPACALCPWREPCAARAEGEPERYPLKLAKAARPTRQGVAFLAVRADGAVLTRSRPPQGLLGGMSEVPSTPWEAESPANPSTDAPLRADWRVLNAPVTHVFSHFALELTVWRADLPAGTPAPAGHRWVAPAGFDAEAFPSVMRKVLDRL, via the coding sequence ATGCCCGCCCGTCCCGATAAAGCCACCCGCCGCCGCACCGCCGCCCCCTTCGTCGAGCCAGCCCCCGCGGCGCGGCCCGATCCCGCCTTGCTGCTCGCCTGGTATGACCGGCACCGGCGCACGCTGCCCTGGCGCGCCGCCCCGGGCCTGCGGCAGGATCCCTACCGGGTGTTTCTCTCCGAGATCATGCTGCAGCAGACCACGGTGGTGACGGTGCGGCCCTATTACGAGGCCTTCCTCGTCCGCTGGCCGACGGTGGCGGATCTTGCCGCCGCGCCGCTCGAGGAGGTGCTCTCCGCCTGGGCGGGGCTCGGCTATTACGCCCGCGCCCGCAATCTGCACGCCTGCGCCCGCGCAGTGGCCGAGCACTATAATGGGCGCTTCCCGGACACGGAGGCGGCGCTGCTCGAACTGCCGGGCATCGGCCCCTATACGGCAGCCGCTATCGCCTCCATCGCCTATGAGCGCCCGGCCGCGCCGGTGGATGGCAATTGGGAGCGCGTCATCGCCCGCCTCTTCGCGGTGGAGGCGCCGCTGCCCAAGGCGAAGCCCCGCCTGCGCGCGCTCGGCCTGACGCTGCTGCCCGAGGCCCGCTTCGGCGATTTCGCGCAGGCGATGATGGATCTCGGCGCCACCATCTGCACCCCGCGCAAGCCCGCCTGCGCGCTCTGCCCATGGCGCGAGCCCTGCGCGGCGCGGGCGGAAGGCGAGCCGGAGCGCTACCCGCTGAAGCTGGCCAAGGCCGCGCGCCCCACCCGGCAGGGCGTCGCCTTCCTTGCCGTGCGGGCGGATGGCGCGGTGCTCACGCGCTCGCGCCCGCCGCAAGGACTGCTCGGCGGCATGAGCGAGGTGCCCTCGACGCCGTGGGAGGCGGAGAGCCCGGCCAACCCGTCCACCGACGCGCCGCTGCGGGCGGACTGGCGGGTGCTGAACGCGCCCGTGACCCACGTCTTCAGCCATTTCGCGCTGGAATTGACAGTCTGGCGGGCCGATCTGCCGGCCGGCACGCCGGCGCCTGCCGGCCATCGTTGGGTGGCGCCGGCGGGGTTCGACGCGGAGGCGTTTCCGAGCGTGATGCGCAAGGTGCTCGACCGGCTCTGA
- a CDS encoding CsbD family protein — protein MGSTADKAKGMANEAIGNVKQGVGKATGNDRLRVEGAAQELKGEGQQAKGEIKDAVKKAGNL, from the coding sequence ATGGGTAGCACCGCTGACAAGGCGAAGGGCATGGCCAATGAGGCCATCGGCAACGTGAAGCAGGGCGTCGGCAAGGCCACGGGCAATGATCGCCTGCGCGTCGAAGGCGCGGCCCAGGAGCTCAAGGGCGAGGGCCAGCAGGCCAAGGGCGAGATCAAGGATGCGGTGAAGAAGGCCGGCAATCTCTGA
- a CDS encoding glutathione S-transferase family protein has translation MITLYDVPDSGNSYKVRLAAAHLGVALKRVTMSARDGSARHPDFLAKNPIGKLPTVELEDGRFLAESNAILLYLAEGSPLVPADRYGRGKVYEWMFFEQYSHEPALAVRRALLTYEERAHLATPERLAQLLEAGNRALGVMETRLAGADWLAGNAFSVADIALYAYTHTAEEGGYDLAGFHGVQAWLARIAALPGHIGLMD, from the coding sequence GTGATCACGCTCTATGACGTGCCGGATTCCGGCAACAGCTACAAGGTCCGGCTCGCCGCCGCGCATCTGGGCGTGGCGCTGAAGCGCGTCACCATGTCCGCGCGCGACGGCTCGGCCCGCCACCCGGATTTCCTCGCCAAGAACCCCATCGGCAAGCTGCCGACGGTGGAACTGGAGGATGGCCGCTTTCTCGCCGAATCAAACGCCATCCTGCTCTACCTCGCCGAGGGCAGCCCGCTCGTGCCGGCGGACCGCTACGGGCGCGGTAAGGTTTATGAGTGGATGTTCTTCGAGCAGTACAGCCATGAGCCGGCGCTGGCCGTGCGGCGGGCGCTGCTGACCTATGAGGAGCGGGCGCATCTGGCGACACCCGAGCGGCTGGCGCAGCTTCTGGAGGCCGGCAACCGCGCGCTGGGCGTAATGGAAACGCGGCTCGCCGGCGCCGACTGGCTGGCGGGCAACGCCTTCAGCGTCGCCGATATCGCGCTCTATGCCTACACGCACACGGCGGAGGAAGGCGGCTATGACCTCGCCGGCTTCCACGGCGTGCAGGCCTGGCTCGCCCGCATCGCCGCCCTGCCCGGCCATATCGGGCTGATGGACTGA